CGGCAGGTCGATCCGGTTCATCGTGGAGCAGAAGCACACGGCACGGTCCAAGAACATGACGTTCTTGTCGGGATGGGCGCCGGCCAGCCTCCGCACCAGGTTCAACTCGGTTCCGATCGCCCAGGACGAGCCCGCGGGGGCGGCGTCCAGGGTCTTGATGATGTACTCGGTCGACCCGACGCGGTCGGCCTCCACGACGACCTCGTGCTTGCACTCGGGGTGCACCAGGATGTTCACGTCGGGCACCCGGGCGCGCATGTCGTCCACCGACGCCTTGCTGAACCGCCCGTGCACCGAGCAGTGCCCCCGCCACAGCAGCATCCGGGCGTCCCGGAACTGCTCGGGGGTGAGCCCGCCGTCCGGCCGGTGCGGGTTGTAGACGACGCAGTCGTCCAGCGCGAGGCCCATCTCCAGCACCGCGGTGTTGCGCCCCAGGTGCTGGTCCGGCAGGAACAGGACCTTCGAACCCTTCGCGTACGCCCAGTCGAGCGCGCGTCGGGCGTTGGACGAGGTGCACACCACGCCGCCGTGGCGACCCACGAACGCCTTGATGTCGGCCGAGGAGTTCATGTACGTGACGGGGACCACGTCGTCGGCGATCCCCATGTCCTCCAGGACCTCCCAGCACTCCTCGACCTGGTCGAAGGTGGCCATGTCCGCCATGGAGCAGCCGGCCGCCAGGTCGGGCAGGACCACCGCCTGGTGCCCGGCGGTCAGGATGTCGGCGGACTCGGCCATGAAGTGCACGCCGCAGAAGACGATGTACGGGGCCTCGGGGCGGGCCGCCGCCTCGCGGGCGAGCTTGAACGAGTCGCCGGTCACGTCCGCGAACCGGATGACCTCGTCGCGCTGGTAGTGGTGCCCCAGCACGAAGACCTGGTCGCCCAGGGCGGCCTTGGCGGCCCTGGCACGCTCCACCAGGTCGGGGTCGGAGGCCGGGGGCAGCTCGCCGGGGCAGTCCACGCCGCGCTCGCTGGCCGGGTCGGTCCCGGCGCCCAGCAGGAGCAGCGGCAGCCGCGGTTCGCGGAAGTCCGTGGCGGCGATCTCCGGGGTGGTGGTCACGGGAGTCTCCCTTCGGCGACGGGGACTTATCGTCGCTCTGACGACTAATGGTGGCACATACCGGGCGATGCACGATCCACCGGGTCCGGCCGAGACGGCGGATCCCCTCGGGTAGACGGAATGCACGGGGCCCGGGGTACGTTGGTGTTGCGAAGAGGCGCAGCAGACGTCTTCGGGGGTCATGCCCTCAGTCGGATGGACAACAGGACGCGACCGTCGCCGGACGGCCGGCGGAGCTAGACCGGGAGCAGAACACATGACGGTAGAGAGCACGCAGGAGACCACGGAGCAGGTCACGGGTGTCGTCCTCACCGACGCCGCGGCCACCAAGGCCAGGGACCTGCTGGAGCAGGAGGGCCGCGACGATCTGGCGCTGCGTGTCGCCGTGCAGCCGGGCGGCTGCTCCGGGCTGATCTACCAGCTCTTCTTCGACGAGCGCGAGATGGACGGCGACCAGGTGCAGAAGTTCGACGGGCTGTCGGTGCGCGTCGACCGGATGAGCGCGCCCTACCTCACCGGCGCCACCATCGACTTCGTCGACTCCATCGAGAAGCAGGGCTTCACGATCGACAACCCGAACGCCACGGGCTCCTGCGCCTGCGGCGACTCGTTCAACTGACCGGCGGACCGCCGGACGGACTCCGGGACGGCCCGGGTGCAGCGCGCACCCGGGCCGTTCCCTTTGTCCCTCGGGGGTGCGCACCGGGTGCGCTCCGTGATGCGATGGACGTTAACCTTTGCAGGCCCCCAGGGCGGCACCCGTGAGACTTCGCGGGGTTGACACAGCCGGACATATAGCCGGACGACACCGACGAGGAGAGCGACGCCGTGCGCATCGCCGTGACCGGATCCATCGCGACCGACCATCTGATGACCTTCCCCGGGAAGTTCGCCGACCAGCTCATCCCCGACCAGCTCCACAAGGTCTCCCTGTCGTTCCTGGTGGACGAGCTGGAGATCCGCCGGGGCGGGATCGCCGCCAACATCTGCTACGGCATGGCGTCGCTGGGCCTGGCGCCCGTCCTGGTCGGCGCCGTCGGCGACGACTTCGCCGACTACCGCTCCTGGCTGGAGCGGCACGGGATCGACACCGAGTCCGTCCACGTGTCCGAGCTGCGGCACACGGCGCGCTTCCTGTGCACCACCGACGAGGACCACAACCAGATCGCCTCGTTCTACGCCGGGGCGATGAGCGAGGCCCGTGAGATCGAGCTGCAGCCGATCGCCGACCGGGTCGGCGGCCTCGACCTGGTGCTGGTCAGCCCGAACGACCCCGAGGCGATGGTCCGGCACACCGAGGAGTGCCGTGAGCGCGGCCTCCCGTTCGCCGCCGACATCTCCCAGCAGCTCGCCCGAATGTCCCGCGACGGGATCCGCTCCCTGATCGACGGCGCCCTCTACCTGTTCACCAACGAGTACGAGAAGGGCCTGTGCGAGCAGAAGACCGGCTGGAGCGACGCGGAGATCCTCGACCGCGTCCAGATCCGGATCACCACCCTCGGCCCCAAGGGCGTGGTCATCACCCGTAAGGGCCAGCCGGAGATCCACGTGCCCGCCGCCCCGGTGGAGACCGCCGTCGAGCCCACCGGGGTCGGCGACGCCTTCCGCGCCGGGTTCCTGTCCGCGAACTCCTGGGGCCTGCCGCTGGAGCGCGCCGCCCAGGTCGGCAACCTGCTGGCCGTGCACGTCCTGGAGACGCAGGGCCCGCAGGAGTACCGCCTGATCGAGCAGGACTTCCTGGTCCGTCTCGCGGAGGCCTACGGTCAGGTCGCCGCCGACGAGGTGGCCCCGCACCTTTCCTGACCCGTCACCGTGGGCGGGCCCGGCCCGCCCACGGGGGTCGTCAGTAGCAGCGCCGGATGTGGAACGCCCACCCCCGAGGGAGCGTCTCCTCGCGGACGAACTCCTGCGACTTCATCCGGCACCAGGCGGGCACGTCGGTACGGGCGGCCACGTCGTCGGCCAGCACCGCGACGACCTCGCCCACCGGGACCTCGCGGATCCGCTCGGCCAGCCAGATGATCGGGATGGGGCACTTGCGGCCGAGCGCGTCGATCACCAGCACCGGCGGGGGCCCGGCCTCGGCCGCCGGGACGGGGACGGCCTCGGGGGCCCGCTCGGGCGTCGTGTCGGGGCGTCGCCCGCGGCCGTTCGCCCTGCCTGATCCGCGGGTGCCGCGGCCTCGGAACATCATGAGGGGGCTGCGCCTCCTGTCAGCGCTGTCACGCGGTGGTCATGCCGGCACTGCGGCGCAGGCGGCCCACGGTGTCCGGCAGCACGGCGAGGAACCTGTCGACGTCGGGGGCCTGTACGTCACGGGGCAGCGATACCCGGACGTTCCCGTGGGTAATCACCTTCATCGCCTCCAGCACGTGGCTCGGACGCAGCGTATCGGCCGTGCACGAACTTCCGGACGATACCGCGAAGCCCAGCCGGTCGAGCTCGGTCAGCAGCGCCTCGCCCTCGACGTACAGACACGAGAACGTGACGATGTGCGGCAGCCGCCGGACCGGGTCGCCGACCACCTCCACGTCGGGCACCCGTCGGGGGACCTCCGCGCGGATCCGGTCCACCAGGGCCGACTGTCGGGGGGCGGCCTCGACCATCTCCTCCCGGTAGGCCGTCAGCGCCGCCGCCGCCGCGACCGCGCCGGGCACGTTCTCGAACCCGGGGACGCGACGGCCCTCGCGCTCGTCGTCCGGCAGCGGCGAGCGCCACCGGGTGTTCTTGCGGACGACCAGCAGGCCCACCCCCGCGGGCCCGCCCCACTTGTGGGCGCTGGCGGCCAGCATCGACCAGCCCTCGGGGACGTCCGTCCGCCCGACGGACTGGGCGGCGTCCACGAACAGCGGCACCCGGGCGGTCCGACAGATCGCCGCCACCTCGTCCACCGGCTGCAACGTCCCGACCTCGTGGTTGGCGGACTGCAGGCACGCCAGCGCGGTGTCCGGACGCAGGGCCGCGGCGAACGCGTCGACGTCGATCCGGCCGGTGCGGTCCACGCCGACCCGGGTGACCTCGCCCCCCTCCCGTTCGTGCTGCTCGGCGGCGTGCAGCACGCTGGAGTGCTCCACCTCGCCGATCACCAGGTGGCGTCCCGCGCGGCGGCGGGCCCGCAGCCCCCCCAGCACCGCCAGATGCACCGCCTGCGTGCCGGAGGTGGTGAAGTACACCTCGTCCGGTCGCACGCCGAGCACCCCCGCCGTCCGGGCCCGCGCCCGGTCCAGCAGCAGTCGCGCGCCGCGCGCCGCACCGTACAGCCGGGCGGGGTCGGCCCAGCCGGCGTCGAGGGCTCCGAGCAGCGCCTCGCGCGCCGCCGGGTGCGGCGGCTCGGTGGAGGCCGCGTCGAAGTACGCTCCGGGACGATCTCCAGGTAGAGAGGGCACGTCAACGACACTAACCGGGCACCCCGTCCGGGGGGTGCCCGACCCTCGCGCTAGGGTGTCTCGCACACGTGTGAAGTACCGACCTGACCGCCCGGGA
The DNA window shown above is from Thermomonospora umbrina and carries:
- a CDS encoding cysteine desulfurase family protein, which translates into the protein MPSLPGDRPGAYFDAASTEPPHPAAREALLGALDAGWADPARLYGAARGARLLLDRARARTAGVLGVRPDEVYFTTSGTQAVHLAVLGGLRARRRAGRHLVIGEVEHSSVLHAAEQHEREGGEVTRVGVDRTGRIDVDAFAAALRPDTALACLQSANHEVGTLQPVDEVAAICRTARVPLFVDAAQSVGRTDVPEGWSMLAASAHKWGGPAGVGLLVVRKNTRWRSPLPDDEREGRRVPGFENVPGAVAAAAALTAYREEMVEAAPRQSALVDRIRAEVPRRVPDVEVVGDPVRRLPHIVTFSCLYVEGEALLTELDRLGFAVSSGSSCTADTLRPSHVLEAMKVITHGNVRVSLPRDVQAPDVDRFLAVLPDTVGRLRRSAGMTTA
- a CDS encoding sulfurtransferase TusA family protein, coding for MLVIDALGRKCPIPIIWLAERIREVPVGEVVAVLADDVAARTDVPAWCRMKSQEFVREETLPRGWAFHIRRCY
- a CDS encoding HesB/IscA family protein, coding for MTVESTQETTEQVTGVVLTDAAATKARDLLEQEGRDDLALRVAVQPGGCSGLIYQLFFDEREMDGDQVQKFDGLSVRVDRMSAPYLTGATIDFVDSIEKQGFTIDNPNATGSCACGDSFN
- the nadA gene encoding quinolinate synthase NadA; amino-acid sequence: MTTTPEIAATDFREPRLPLLLLGAGTDPASERGVDCPGELPPASDPDLVERARAAKAALGDQVFVLGHHYQRDEVIRFADVTGDSFKLAREAAARPEAPYIVFCGVHFMAESADILTAGHQAVVLPDLAAGCSMADMATFDQVEECWEVLEDMGIADDVVPVTYMNSSADIKAFVGRHGGVVCTSSNARRALDWAYAKGSKVLFLPDQHLGRNTAVLEMGLALDDCVVYNPHRPDGGLTPEQFRDARMLLWRGHCSVHGRFSKASVDDMRARVPDVNILVHPECKHEVVVEADRVGSTEYIIKTLDAAPAGSSWAIGTELNLVRRLAGAHPDKNVMFLDRAVCFCSTMNRIDLPHLVWSLESLARGEVVNRIQVDEETAHYAKVALDQMLALP
- a CDS encoding carbohydrate kinase family protein, with translation MRIAVTGSIATDHLMTFPGKFADQLIPDQLHKVSLSFLVDELEIRRGGIAANICYGMASLGLAPVLVGAVGDDFADYRSWLERHGIDTESVHVSELRHTARFLCTTDEDHNQIASFYAGAMSEAREIELQPIADRVGGLDLVLVSPNDPEAMVRHTEECRERGLPFAADISQQLARMSRDGIRSLIDGALYLFTNEYEKGLCEQKTGWSDAEILDRVQIRITTLGPKGVVITRKGQPEIHVPAAPVETAVEPTGVGDAFRAGFLSANSWGLPLERAAQVGNLLAVHVLETQGPQEYRLIEQDFLVRLAEAYGQVAADEVAPHLS